The genomic DNA CCTGGTACTTATTGAGAATGGTTAGACTAGCCATCTCCACTAAGAGCGCACTTTCGAACTCTATTATTGTATGACGTAATCAAAATATGTGAACAGGGCTTTAATGCCTAATAAGGTGCAGGTAACGCCTGCGGGGGAACAGACACGGGTCGGCCAATCCACGGACTAGCTCGCTCTTACGAATGTCGCTTTCACGTAATTCAAAACGCTGTCATAATCATTTGATCGTTACACAACTATACACTTAAGCCAAAGCCTTCTCTAACAGCTCGTCTAGCTTGCCGCTGGCCTCCAAAGCTTGCAGGTCACTGTTACCACCAATGTGCTCGCCCAAGATGTAGATGTTAGGAACAGTTCTCTGACCGCTGATTTCGGTCAAAGCCTCTTGAATCTCGGAGCCCTCCTTCATGGTGTCAAGCTGCAGCAAAAGAACCTGGTCCTTGCGTAGCTTTTTGTCCTGGAACAGGAGCTTTAGAGTGGCGTTACAGTAAGGACAGTAGGTCTTAGCTGCAACGAATATTTTGTTGTCCTTGATCAAGGAGCGCACATGTTGAACAGTTTGTGGAGAAGCCATTTTGCTGAATCCAGAGCCAAAGAATCTGCGGATGATAAACAATGTGAATACTAAAGCGACAAGTGTTAATGTCCTTGAGTATTCCATTTTAAATAAGAGATAGCTCGTCAAGTCCCGAATTGAGGGACAACCTTTGGCGGTTTATATAATTTTTAGGTAAGAGCGGGTAACTATAATGTATTACTAACTTTTTGCTCCCCTTAACATATAAGGCCTTTCGACAATGAAGTAATAGCAGACTCGAGCAATAACGGCGGGTAGTGCAGCTTGTGTGCCGTGTTAGGAAGAGCTTTGCGTTGATTTTAGTGCATAGAGAGCTATCcctttttttctcttgagaAACTTTAATTCGCACGAGGCATTTACCGATAACCTGCTACAAATAGAAGGTCTTTGATAAGCATGGGATTTCTCACTGACCATCCTCACACAGCAGTCACAGACACAATTGAACGGGTATGCTCATCGGAGCAGTTTACGCTGGAGGTTGAGCTGGCCTCGCTGATCCAGCAGATCCGGGCCGGTAAAAGTGATTATGAAAACGGCAACAATCAGATTGAAGCCGCGCGGTGTctgcgcaagaagctcaagtaCGGTAACCGCTTGCAACAAGCGCGGGCTCTGGAattgatgaacttgtttGTGTCGCAGCGGATCAAGTTCCCCGAGATGTACAATGACGCTAAGCTCCTCGACCGGCTGCGGGTAATTGCCATGCAGAGTGGTACAGACGGTTCAGGTCAGCGGTACCACCCTCGTATCATCAAAAAATGTGTGGCGTACATTCTGGGGTGGAGCGCATTTCTTGACGAGCAGGGCCCTAGCCGCAGCTACGAAGGGCTGGACGCACTGGCGCGCAAGGTCAAATCTAAGTACACGACCAAGCCAGCTGGCAGCCGGAGGCGCAAAGGATTCATGAGTGACAAGGCGGACGCCTCAATTATGTCTGCCGACGACCGCTATGGCATTCCTCACATCGATATGACTAAGGAAGCTCCCAAAATCCGGCTCCTAATCAGCGATTCGCTAGCCACTGCCGTCTCGCTCAAGAACACGTTGATGACGCTTCCTAGAACTGTGAACAGCACtgacgacgaagaggcAACCGCTAGGTTCGTTCAGGCCCGCGCCATGCGCCGCAAGGTTTTACGCTACCTGCAGCTTGTTACCGAAGGTGAATTCTTGGGAAGCCTGCTCCATGCCAACGAGGAGCTTGTTGCCTCATTATCTGCTTACGATGAGCTCAGCGGAAACttgtttgaagaagaatctCTTTTGTCAGAGaacgatgacgacgaagatgatgatgaggtATCCTACTTATCTTCTGCTTTGTCTACGCAACCGGAGCGCTGCGACTCTAACGACCCGTTCGGAGATCAGAATCGCATCTGAAAAGAAAATACTGTAACGCTAAGAACTTTCATGTGTGTAATTTACATAAAAAAATCACAACATTTTCTGCACGAACCCTTGCCCAAAAACATCTCCCCCACCCTTGTGTTCTTCCCCTCACTGCTTTTTAAAATTCAGTGATGCACTGTTCACGCAGTGTCTAGCATCAACTGGCAGACCCAAACGCTCCTTCCACCCCTCCCCCTCGAAAACATGCCCTAGATGCCCCCCACAGTTTGCACAGCATATCTCTGTCCGCTTCATACCCATAGTGTAATCTGTGTGGTAGGTGATGGcgcccttcttgacctcTTCGTAGAAGGCTGGCCAGCCACAGTGAGAGTCGAACTTTGTCTCGCTTTTGTACAAGGGCGCCTCGCAGTTTGCGCAGTTGTATACCCCAGTATCTTTGTTATTGAGGTAGGCTCCAGTGTGTGGCCTCTCGGTGTGCTTGTCCCGCAAAACAAGTAGTTGCTCAGTGGTCAAATTAGGGTTCCAGTTCTCACTCATTCTTGTTACAAAGCTGATAGAAAAAGATCTTTTGTAAATTAAACGCGATACGACAATACTTCTGGTTCCCGCGAATCCTCGAAATATACGAGCAGTGCTTCTTATCATCGGTGCGTGAAGCACTGTGCGCCACCGCTGAACATGAGTTCTTCTTTATATACCAGCCTGAGAAAAAACTAAGTTTGCTCATCTCAACCACAGGGCAATAACCGAAATTTTTAGCACCATGTCTACGAAGTATCCTAGTACGATGAGCTGCACTGAGGCCTTTGACCAGCTGAGCGCCTGTTATTCAGTAGGGGGCCAATTCCGCAACTACTATCGCTATGGTGAATTCAATGCATGCACCCGGCAGctagaaaagttcaagttctgtGTGCTTCATGGAACGGACCCTGTCAAGATCCAGCAGTGGTATCGCGACCAAGCCAAGTTCAACGCTATGCACAGAGGCTCTTCAGATGAAATATGGGAGGAGCGCTGACGCTATTTAAACTACTACTTTCCGCTAGCATTAAACTTGTACATATAATTAATCAGTAAGCTATTATTACCACCCTCGTGATTATCACGTGCGTATAACATTTCATTAGACAGTAGCCCTCATACATGAATTATCGGCCACCATGAAACGCCAAAGTTCTCGGATCTCAAGCCCCAAGTCCCCATGAGTACCAATGCAAGTGCTGTTGAGGCCAACAtgaatgaagaagttctaAATTGGGGTATTGATGAGGTTTCCATCTGGTGCGCACAGAAGCTGGCGTTAGATGGCGGGCGGCGCGACAAGTTTCAAGCAAACCTAAAAGAACACGGCATTGACGGTCAAGTTTTATTAGATCTTGAGCTAGAGGACTGCAAGCAATTAACAGACAACGATAGCAGTCTCGCAGTGCagctgaagctggaagTAAATAGACTGCGCGCTCAGAAACAGACTCAAGAAGACGAAATTTTAGCGGTCCTCACACAGCTGTATTCTACCGTGAGTGAGAAGCTACAGGACTTTCAAAGCCAGTACGCACGTCTGAGGCTTGATGTGCTGGAGGTTGTCAAAAAAGATCCCCACGCTAGCTTTCCGCCCATCCAACTCAATACCCAGCATCAACAGCCACAGCACGACTACTTTGAGGGCCAAAAGATTGTTACGCCTGGCTCTTCAAACAACACATTTGTGCGGCAAGCCCCTGCCCGGTCTCATTCAAACAGTACCTCACAACAAACCCTCGGTATAGGGGGAAGCACAACGTCCACTCCCGGCGTAGCGCCGCAGCAGACCCCCTCAGGAGGCTCTGGAACAGAGCCTCTAAAACATATGAGAGCTTCTAAGGAAGACTCCTGTGAAAGAGTCTTAAAAAGCGCCATGAAACGCCATAACTTAAGCGAGCAGGACTGGCGTCAGTATGTTCTCGTGATCTGTTATGGGGACCAAGAACGGATTTTGGAATTGGACGAAAAGCCAGTTCTCatgttcaaaaatctcaaacAGCAGGGTCTTCATCCTGCAATCATGCTGAGACAACGCggagattttgaagaggttgGGGGCGGGCTAACGCCCGGCGGGAGGCTGTAATTAACAGCTTGAAAACTATGTTCGATTAACTAATATACAATCCATTGCACTACAAAAACACGTCCGACAGTACAAAAACTTCCCGACTTTAAGCGTAAGGGTTGAACTTCCTCTTGGATTTCATCTCTTTGATCTtctcttgatcttgtttgaactttttcaggAGCTCGCTAATCTCCTGCTTCTTACGCTCTCTAATTTGGAACCTGTAGAAGTCTTGCTTAGCCTTTTTATCGACCATTGTAGGTGGTTTGACTATCTTCTCATGCTTCAATAGCGGgttcttgttgagaatCTTCTTTCTAATCGAATTTAGGTTCTTGGTGTTCTTGCCCACTACCAGTGTGAACCCATCCTCATCAACAATCGATGACTgtgcttgttcttgagcctGCTGTTCGCGCTGCTCGAACAATGCCATGTGTGAGTAAACATCCTCCTTCAGGTAGTCCAGATCCAGCGGTTTGTAGAAATTTATGAAGGTAGCCATCGAGGGAGAATCAAAGTTCCATGTAACAATTTTACTTTGCTTACGCTCTTGCGAGTATTTGCGAAGGGCGCTCCACGCGTTATCGACACTGGCTGCGTCCACGAATTGCAAAAGCGCAGTGTTGCGGGGTGTATaccttttttcttcagcatcacCGGTTGACATTAAATCAGAAGTGAGGCTCGAAAGATCGACCTCACTCAGCCCAAACTCGTCATGGTGTAGCAGCTGTGCGACATGTGCAACGGAACCGTATTGTGACATAATACTTCCAAAACCctgcttcaagttttctagATGAGTCAACAGAGGAAGATTCACTAAAAAGAGGCAGTTCTGCTCCAGTTCGCTCTTTGATTGATGTTTTTTAATAAACATGTAGTGACACGCTTCCTCGGAATGCTCTTCCAGTTTCTGCGACTGCGGTAGCTTGAAAGGGATCACTAAAAATCCATTTTTCATGCTATCCACCCGCGCACTCATCTTATAAGTTGGTTGAGGTTCTGTATAGCGCGCGTTGTTCAAGCTTCTAGTTGACCAATTCACTCTTCGCTTCATTTACCGCGATGGAGGAAGAAAAGGTGAAAAATCGAAGAGTTCGTGCGTCACTACCTATTTTGGTGTTGAAGTATTTTCGTACGTACAGCTTCAACCTTGTATATCTCTATTAACCTGCGGCTAAGAGGCACAGCCAAGTCCTACCCGCAAACAGCTATCATTCTGGTTTCTCATTATGGAGTCCTTCAACCTCCTTCATGAGAGTGTAAAGCTGGTTAACTTGGTCGGGCGACATCTTGTCTATCACCTCTGACGACATAGTGCCCTCTTGCCATTCACCTTTGGATATTATGTGCAGATAGTCTTGCCAACTGGCCAAGAATCCAACGATGTGGAGCGGGTTCGATGTGTCCTTATGAAGCTTGAACTCGTTCTTCACATATTGATCTCCGAGTTCCCTTTGGGGAGCTGGAAGGTTCTGATGCTCCCGAAGGATGCGTCTGTAAAGCTGTAGCGGGGGAAGCAAGGGGATATGCTGGCGGCTAGATCTCCGCGCCCGCGCAACGGCCATAGATGCATGTACTTTGAGGTTGAACGTAGCCTTCACCATACTGTTAGGGCTCCGCTTGTTGTGTTGCGGAACTATTGTAGCACTGAGCTTAATAAACAAGTATAGTCAATAGAAACGCGCACGCATCGTCAACTGAGACATGAAGGAAACGCTTCTCAGGACTTCAAAAGACGGCAAGCAATAGGCCTGTCAGGTCCATGGCTAACGTTCCAGACATAAGCCTAATAAGTTTAGAGCGAGAAGTTTTTGTGATCTGAACAGACTGTAAAGGTGAGACTTTGACGATATCAAGCGCAATCATTTCACG from Lachancea thermotolerans CBS 6340 chromosome F complete sequence includes the following:
- the GRX1 gene encoding dithiol glutaredoxin GRX1 (similar to uniprot|P25373 Saccharomyces cerevisiae YCL035C GRX1 and similar to uniprot|P17695 Saccharomyces cerevisiae YDR513w TTR1) → MEYSRTLTLVALVFTLFIIRRFFGSGFSKMASPQTVQHVRSLIKDNKIFVAAKTYCPYCNATLKLLFQDKKLRKDQVLLLQLDTMKEGSEIQEALTEISGQRTVPNIYILGEHIGGNSDLQALEASGKLDELLEKALA
- the LSB5 gene encoding Lsb5p (similar to uniprot|P25369 Saccharomyces cerevisiae YCL034W LSB5 Protein of unknown function binds Las17p which is a homolog of human Wiskott-Aldrich Syndrome protein involved in actin patch assembly and actin polymerization) — its product is MGFLTDHPHTAVTDTIERVCSSEQFTLEVELASLIQQIRAGKSDYENGNNQIEAARCLRKKLKYGNRLQQARALELMNLFVSQRIKFPEMYNDAKLLDRLRVIAMQSGTDGSGQRYHPRIIKKCVAYILGWSAFLDEQGPSRSYEGLDALARKVKSKYTTKPAGSRRRKGFMSDKADASIMSADDRYGIPHIDMTKEAPKIRLLISDSLATAVSLKNTLMTLPRTVNSTDDEEATARFVQARAMRRKVLRYLQLVTEGEFLGSLLHANEELVASLSAYDELSGNLFEEESLLSENDDDEDDDEVSYLSSALSTQPERCDSNDPFGDQNRI
- the MXR2 gene encoding peptide-methionine (R)-S-oxide reductase (similar to uniprot|P25566 Saccharomyces cerevisiae YCL033C Hypothetical ORF); translation: MIRSTARIFRGFAGTRSIVVSRLIYKRSFSISFVTRMSENWNPNLTTEQLLVLRDKHTERPHTGAYLNNKDTGVYNCANCEAPLYKSETKFDSHCGWPAFYEEVKKGAITYHTDYTMGMKRTEICCANCGGHLGHVFEGEGWKERLGLPVDARHCVNSASLNFKKQ
- the EMI1 gene encoding Emi1p (some similarities with uniprot|Q04406 Saccharomyces cerevisiae YDR512C EMI1 Non-essential protein of unknown function required for transcriptional induction of the early meiotic-specific transcription factor IME1 also required for sporulation) codes for the protein MSTKYPSTMSCTEAFDQLSACYSVGGQFRNYYRYGEFNACTRQLEKFKFCVLHGTDPVKIQQWYRDQAKFNAMHRGSSDEIWEER
- the STE50 gene encoding Ste50p (similar to uniprot|P25344 Saccharomyces cerevisiae YCL032W STE50 Protein involved in mating response invasive/filamentous growth and osmotolerance acts as an adaptor that links G protein-associated Cdc42p-Ste20p complex to the effector Ste11p to modulate signal transduction), translating into MSTNASAVEANMNEEVLNWGIDEVSIWCAQKLALDGGRRDKFQANLKEHGIDGQVLLDLELEDCKQLTDNDSSLAVQLKLEVNRLRAQKQTQEDEILAVLTQLYSTVSEKLQDFQSQYARLRLDVLEVVKKDPHASFPPIQLNTQHQQPQHDYFEGQKIVTPGSSNNTFVRQAPARSHSNSTSQQTLGIGGSTTSTPGVAPQQTPSGGSGTEPLKHMRASKEDSCERVLKSAMKRHNLSEQDWRQYVLVICYGDQERILELDEKPVLMFKNLKQQGLHPAIMLRQRGDFEEVGGGLTPGGRL
- the RRP7 gene encoding Rrp7p (similar to uniprot|P25368 Saccharomyces cerevisiae YCL031C RRP7 involved in rRNA processing), encoding MKRRVNWSTRSLNNARYTEPQPTYKMSARVDSMKNGFLVIPFKLPQSQKLEEHSEEACHYMFIKKHQSKSELEQNCLFLVNLPLLTHLENLKQGFGSIMSQYGSVAHVAQLLHHDEFGLSEVDLSSLTSDLMSTGDAEEKRYTPRNTALLQFVDAASVDNAWSALRKYSQERKQSKIVTWNFDSPSMATFINFYKPLDLDYLKEDVYSHMALFEQREQQAQEQAQSSIVDEDGFTLVVGKNTKNLNSIRKKILNKNPLLKHEKIVKPPTMVDKKAKQDFYRFQIRERKKQEISELLKKFKQDQEKIKEMKSKRKFNPYA
- the SDH7 gene encoding Sdh7p (some similarities with uniprot|Q02562 Saccharomyces cerevisiae YDR511W ACN9 Protein of the mitochondrial intermembrane space required for acetate utilization and gluconeogenesis has orthologs in higher eukaryotes), producing MVKATFNLKVHASMAVARARRSSRQHIPLLPPLQLYRRILREHQNLPAPQRELGDQYVKNEFKLHKDTSNPLHIVGFLASWQDYLHIISKGEWQEGTMSSEVIDKMSPDQVNQLYTLMKEVEGLHNEKPE